The genomic region GAAACCGTGCCTGTCCTTGTGTTGCCTGATATAGCTCCGGATAAGTTTAATGCAGTTTTTACGTTCCTGCTCTGCATTAGATGCGTTAAATTCAAATTCAACCCTGTGGCCTATTTCATCGTATTCAAGCGACAAGGAAACCAGAAATTGGACTAGCTTGTCCTTGGATTGTGAGGAAAGAATTTTTGCAAATCGGTTATGAGGGGATTTTTGGGCTGGTGGGGATTTTTTCGTACCTTTAGCCGGGCTGGCCGGCACTTCAATTGTTGAATCGGTCTTTACACAATTAGGATCACTGTTCTGCATTTCTCTGAGGGCGTAGAATACGGCAGCCTCATGTTTGCAGTAAGGCCCTAGGTCATAGGGGCAGTCGCATTCCGAAAACAAAATCTCATTACAGTCGCTTAACTTAACCGTAACGGTATAGTCATCAGTCCCAGATACAACTGCTGTATAGGTAGTTTCATCTTCCACTGTGATAGACTTTATACGGTTGTATTGGTAATAATATTCCCAGCCACGTCTGAGTATTCTGTCGTCTATATAGTTCTCAAAATCGGCCAGATTCATAATAGTATCAATCTCCTTACAAATTCACCCTTGAATATGATACTATAAATTATGACTTATGTACCGTATTCTAACAAGGAATTTTAGTGAGAAATACAAAATTAGAGAGGAACGGGGCTTTATGGACACTTTTGTATTAGCTGGCTTGTCGGTGAAAGGAACAGTAAAACTAAAGAAGAACTCAATGATGAAGAAATTCCTTTTCAGAAAAGAAAGGTCAGGATATGCTTGCGCCAGATAAGTTGAAGGAAAAATTTAAAAAAGTTTCAAAGGAGAATTGGCTTTTCCGCACTTTTCTTAAGGGACAGGAACCTGACGAGTTGGACAGGCTTGTAAATGAAATGCATAAAGAATTATTTTCTAAAATGGACTGTGTAGCATGCTCAAATTGCTGCAAGACAATTGTTCCTGTATTAAAAAATGATGATATTCTAAGAATAGCCAATCATCTTGAACTATCAGCTGACGAATTTAAGAAAAATTACTTGAAGGAAATGGACGGAAAATGGGTTATAGGTGCAAGGCCTTGTCCTTTTCTGAAAAAACAGGGATGTGAAATTTACGATTATAGACCCGAAAACTGCAAGGAATATCCTTACACCCATAAGAATGAAATCGTCTTCAGGCTTATCAACCTTGTTGAAAACTGTGAAGTCTGTCCTATTGTTTTTGAAATCTTTGAAAGGCTAAAAAAAATTTATAAGGATGAGTTTAAAGAATATAAACGTCAGATGGTTGCCTGCAACATAATAAGACCTTGGAAGAGTTGATCATGTTTTTGGTAAATTGTTATTGACAGTAAGCAGTCATATATTTATACTAGTCTTATCATAATTCCAAAACGGAACAGCGTTGAAAGGGACCGGGCATCTGGTACAGGGCCACAGAGAGCCGGGTTAGGTGAAAGCCGGTGCTTGATGACAGATTGCCTACATCACCCTGGAGCTGCCTTTACGAAAGCAGGCTGCAAGTAGTCTAGGCCGGGTTTAAGGGACCCGTTACAAATCCGCACAGTACAGATGCTGTAGGTGTGCAAAAAGTGGCTCTCTGTTGAGCAATCAGGGTGGTACCGCGGAAGGATTACCTCTCGTCCCTGGCAAGTTGCCGGGTGCGGGAGGTTTTTTGTTGTACCCCTGAAAATTTAACCCGATCGTAACATAGAATTCCTTGACATTATTTGGCGAACCAACTATACTTACTAGTAATTTATTTAGTAAACATAAGTAACAGCCATGATCGGGATAACAGTCTGAAACAGGGCCACAGAGAGCCGGGTTGGGTGGAAGCCGGTGCTGCTGGCAGGCTGGTCTCACCCGGGAGTTGCCCCCGTGAAAGTTTTACACACGAGTAATTGGGGCCGGGTTTCGGTAACCCGTTATCAAAAAGCACACGGGCAGCTAACTGTCTGTATCTGTGCATGAGTGGCTCTTTAATTAGAGCAATCAGGGTGGTACCGCGGAAGGATTAACCTCTCGTCCCTGGCTATTTAAGGCCAGGGACGGGAGGTTTTATTTTTAGGAGGTATTAAAATGCGTAGTGACACTATGAAGCAAGGCTTGGAAAGAGCCCCACACCGCAGTTTGTTCAGAGCCCTGGGCATGGTGGATGAGGAACTTAACCGGCCCATGATCGGGGTTGTTAATTCTTTTAATGAAATTGTGCCAGGCCATATGCACCTGAGGGATATTGCCGAGGCGGTAAAAGCAGGGGTAAGAATGGCCGGTGGCACACCGGTGGAATTTCCCGCCATCGCCGTTTGTGACGGCATTGCCATGGGCCATACGGGCATGAGATATTCCCTGGCCAGCCGTGAATTAATTGCTGATTCCATTGAGACAATGGCCCAGGCCCATCCCTTTGATGGGTTAGTGCTGATTCCCAACTGTGATAAGGTTGTGCCGGGCATGTTAATGGCTGCCGCCAGGCTCAATATACCGGCAATCGTTGTTAGTGGCGGTCCCATGATGGCCGGTAAGCTGGGCGACCGGGATGTGTCCTTCAGCAATATGTATGAGGCCGTAGGGGCGGTGCAGGTGGGCAGAATGACCCGGGAGGAATTGGTCGAACTGGAGGATAATGCTTGCCCCGGCTGTGGTTCCTGCGCAGGCCTGTTCACTGCCAACAGCATGAACTGTTTAGCCGAGGCACTGGGTATGGCCTTACCGGGTAACGGCACTATTCCGGCAGTATCCGCTGCCAGGCGTCGGCTGGCCAAGATGGCCGGCATGAGAGCAGTGGCTCTGGTACAGGAAAACCTGCGGCCCAGGGATATCTTAACGATGGAATCATTCCGCAACGGTTTTACCGTGGATTTGGCTTTAGGCTGTTCCAGCAACACGGTACTGCACCTGCCGGCCATTGCCCACGAAGTCGGCATAGAACTTAACCTGGATCTGGTTAATGAATTAAGTAAAGTGACTCCCCATCTTTGTAAACTAAGTCCGGCGGGAGAATATCATATTCAGGACTTGTATGCTGCCGGTGGTATTCAGGCAGTAATGGCTGAACTATCCAAGAGGAATCTGATTTATCAAAACATTAAAACTGTCAGTGGTTTGACAGTTGGCCAATTATTAGAACAAGCTAAAGTAAAAAACCGTAATGTAATTCGCAGCGTGGAAGACCCCCACAGTCCGGTGGGCGGGCTGGCCGTTCTGCGGGGCAACCTGGCCCCCGACGGAGCAGTGGTGAAGCGGGCAGCGGTGGCCCCGGAAATGTTAAAACATACCGGTCCCGCCAGAGTTTTTGATGGCGAGGAAGCGGCCATTGAGGCCATCATGGGTGGGCAAATTAAGCCTGGCGACGTGGTGGTTATCCGCTACGAGGGTCCCAAAGGCGGCCCGGGTATGCGGGAAATGCTGGCTCCAACCTCGGCGTTGGCCGGCATGGGCTTGGATAAAGAAGTGGCCCTGCTAACCGATGGTCGTTTCTCCGGAGCTTCCCGGGGCGCTTCCATCGGCCATATTTCACCGGAAGCAGCAGAAGGTGGCCTCATCGCCTTAATTCAGGACGGTGATATTATTGAGATCGACATTCCCAACTACCGGTTGGAAGTTAAATTGGATCAAGCAGAAATTGACCGGCGGAGAGCCGGTTGGCAACCGCCGGAACCCAAGGTAACCACAGGCTACCTGGCCCGCTACGCCAAACAAGTATTATCAGCCGGCAAAGGAGCGGTGCTTAAGCTTTAGGGTAATGCTAATGGGTCGGCTGTTAGCTATTAGCCATTAGCTATTGGCTATTGTTTCTTACAAATAAAGCCAACAGCCAATAGCCAACAGCTGACCCCAAAGAAATGCAGAATTAGCGTAGGGGGTGTTCCTCATGAAAATGTCCGGGGCGCAAATCCTTATTGACACATTAAAACAAATGGATGTAGATACAATTTTCGGTTATCCGGGCGGGCAAGCGCTTCCTATTTATGATGCACTTTATGATGCAGATATTAGACATATATTGACCCGTCATGAGCAGGGGGCGGTTCATGCCGCTGACGGATATGCCCGGGCTTCCGGGAGAGTGGGAGTTTGCCTGGCCACCTCCGGTCCCGGAGCCACCAACCTGGTGACAGGAATTGCCAACGCCTACATGGATTCTGTTCCTCTGGTGGCCATTACCGGTCAGGTACCTACCACTATGTTGGGGCGGGACTCCTTTCAGGAAGTAGACATCACCGGTATTACCCTCCCGATAACTAAACATAACTATATCGTGAAGGATATCCGGGATCTGGAAAAGACTATTAAAGAGGCCTTTTATATCGCCGGTACAGGCCGACCCGGCCCGGTTCTCATTGATATTCCGAAAGATGTATCCGCCGGGGAAATGGATTTCCACCGTAACGGTTTACCCGACTTACCCGGGTATCATCCACCCCGGGAGGGTAGGGAAGACCTTGTGAACCAGGCTGTACAGGCCATCGCCCAAAGCCAGCGGCCGGTTATTTATGCCGGGGGCGGTATTATTAGCTCCGGTGCCCATAAGGAACTAAGGAAACTGGCCGAAACTTTACTGGCCCCGGTGGCCACCACCTTGATGGGACTGGGTGCTTTCCCGGGAGATCACCCGCTGGCCCTGGGAATGTTGGGAATGCACGGCACCAAGTTTGCTAACTATGCAGTTTGTGAATGCGACCTGCTGATTGCCGTGGGTGTACGTTTTGATGACCGGGTTACCGGTAAAGTAGAATCCTTTGCCCCGGAGGCTAAAATTATTCATATCGACATAGATCCTGCTGAACTGGGAAAAAATGTACGGGTGGACATTCCTATTACCGGTGATGTTAAGCTGGTTTTGAACCAACTGTTGGAACGGCTTGAGGCAAAGCTGCATACTCACTGGCAAGATAAAATTGAGACCTGGAAAAAGGAATATCCCATTGATTTTAATGAAAACGGTGGTGGCTTAAAACCCCAACACGTGATCCGAGAAATTTACCGCCAGACCGGCGGCGAGGCCCGCATTACCACCGAGGTGGGGCAGCACCAGATGTGGGCAGCCCACTATTACACCTTTACCAAACCCCGCTCCTTTATCTCTTCCGGGGGATTGGGTACCATGGGCTACGGCTTTCCGGCCGCCATCGGAGTACAGGTCGCCTGCCCGGAGGAAACAGTTTTCGATATTGCCGGGGACGGCAGCATTCAGATGAACATCCAGGAGCTGGCCACTGCTGTAGATTATGAACTGCCTGTCAATGTGGCCATTTTGAATAACGGTTATCTGGGGATGGTTCGCCAGTGGCAGGAATTACTTTACAATCGCCGCTATTCACACTCTGAAATGACTAACCCGGACTTTGTTAAACTAGCCGAAGCCTATGGGGCCGAGGGCTACCAGGTTACCCGCAAAGACGAGGTGGCAGAGGTGCTGCAGTCGGCCATCCAGTCCCGCAAACCTGTGTTGATGGACTTCGTGGTGGAGCGGGAGGAAAATGTATTACCCTTTGTGCCGCCGGGTAAGGCGTTAAATGAAATGATTGATTAAGAGAGGGGGCTAAAATCGGCATGCTGCACACACTGGCTGTACTGGTGGAAAACAGTCCCGGGGTATTGGCCCGGGTGGCCGGCCTCTTTAGCCGGCGCGGATATAACATCGACAGTTTGAGCGTGGGCCGAACAGAAAATCCGGCCATCTCCCGCATGACCATCGTGGTGGAAGGTGACGATTATGTACTGGAGCAGGTGGAGAAACAATTACACAAATTAGTCGATGTAATTAAGATCAGTGATATTACCAGTTCACCCCATGTGGATAGGGAAATGGTTCTAATTAAAGTGGATGCCGATGCCGGCTCCCGTGGCGAAATCATGCAGATTGCCCAAATATTCAGGGCCGCCATTGTTGATTACGGGCATAGAAACCTCACCATTGAGTGTACCGGCAACCAGGAAAAAATCAATGCTTTTGAAGAGGCGCTGCGCCCCTTTGGCATCAAGGAATTGGTGCGTACCGGCAAAATAGCCATGTTAAGGGGTGCTAAAGCTACCAATATAACCAAGACAAAAGAGGAGGACTAAAAATGGTAAAAGTTTATTATGACGCAGACGCTAATTTGGATTTTTTAAGAGGTAAAAAGATTGCTGTATTGGGTTATGGCAGTCAGGGTCACGCCCAGGCGCAAAGCCTTAAAGATAGCGGCTTAGACGTGGTGGTAGGTTTACGTAAAAGCAGTGCCAGTTGGTCTAAGGCGGAGGCAGACGGACTGGCAGTGGCCACTGTACCCGATGCTTGTGCCCAGGCAGATGTGATCCAGGTCCTGCTGCCCGATGAAATCCAGGGCCGGGTATATGCCGAAGAGATTGAACCCTATCTGACCGAAGGCAAGGCTCTCATGTTCTCCCACGGCTTTAACATCCACTTTGGCCAGATCGTACCGCCTAAAAATGTTGATGTCTTCTTGGTAGCTCCCAAAAGTCCCGGCCATCTGGTAAGACGCATGTACCTGGAAGGTAAAGGGGTACCCGGTTTAGTGGCCGTGTATCAGGACTACACCGGTAAAGCCAAAGATATTGCCCTGGCTTATGCCAAGGGTATTGGTTGCACCAGAGCCGGCGTATTTGAGACCACCTTTAAAGAGGAGACTGAAACCGACCTCTTTGGCGAGCAGGCAGTTTTATGCGGCGGCTTGACCCAGTTAATCAAGGCAGGTTTTGAAACCTTGGTGGAAGCAGGTTATGCTCCTGAAATGGCCTACTTTGAATGCCTGCATGAAATGAAGTTAATTGTGGATCTCATTTATGAAGGCGGCCTGGGCATGATGCGCTATTCTGTCAGCAACACCTGCGAGTATGGAGATTACACCCGTGGCCCCAGGGTAATCACTGAAGAAACCCGGAAAGAAATGAAAAAGATTCTAAGCGAAATCCAATCCGGCCAGTTTGCTAGAGAGTGGATGCTGGAAAATATGGCGAAGTGTCCAACCTTCAAAACCATCGCCAGACAGGAAAAAGAGCACCAAATTGAAAAGGTTGGAGCAGAGCTCCGCAAAATGATGCCCTGGCTGAAGAAATAGCTTTGGAGCATTCCTTTGGGGTCAGGCTGTTGGCTATTAGCTATTAGCTTTTAGCCAGCAGCTGATCCGAAGGGGTTTTGGTAAAAAGTACGGATAAATTAGGCAAAGTGCTAAAGGCCAATGGCCAATAGCTAACTGCCCGAACGGGAGGGATTGCTTTGGAAATTACCTGTGCCGAAGCGTTGGTTCGCTGCCTGGAGATGGAAGGTGTCGAGTTAGTATTTGGTTATCCCGGTGGGGCCATCCTCCCTGTATACGATGCCTTAAAGGACAGCAAGGTTAAGCATATTTTAACCCGGCACGAACAGGGGGCGGCCCATGCTGCCAGCGGCTATGCCCGTGCCACCGGTAAAGTGGGGGTGTGCATGGCCACCTCCGGCCCCGGAGCCACCAACCTGGTTACCGGTCTGGCCAATGCCTATATGGATTCAATTCCACTGGTGGCCATCACCGGTCAAGTACCCACTTGGCAGGTGGGTACCGATGCCTTTCAAGAAGTTGATATCACGGGCATTACCATGCCGATAACTAAACACAACTATCTGGTAAAGGATCCCCAGATGCTGCCGCTGATAGTCAAGCGGGCTTTCCACATTGCCAGAACAGGCCGACCTGGGCCGGTACTTATTGACTTACCCAAGGATGTGGCCGGCACAGTGATTAAATTTAAATACCCCACAGACGTTCAACTGGTGGGATATAAACCCACCGTTAAAGGGCATGTGGCCCAGATTAACCAGGCCGCCAAATTGATGATGCAGGCTGAGCGCCCAATCATCTATATCGGCGGCGGTGTGGTTAATGCAGATGCTGCAGAGGAACTGGTGTGGCTGGCCGAAACCATTGATGCCCCGGTGGTCTCCACTCTGATGGGATTGGGGGCATTCCCCGGTGACCACCCGCTGTTTTTGGGAATGTTGGGCCTGCACGGCAGTAAGGCAGCTAACCTGGCGGTAACGGAATGTGATTTGTTAATTACCCTGGGCGCCAGGTTTGACGACCGGGTTACCGGCCGGGTGGCGGGATTTGCTCCGGGGGCAAAAGTAATCCATGTGGATATTGACCCGGCGGAAATAGGTAAAAACGTAAGATCCCACCTCCCTATAGTAGGTGATACCAAAAATGTGCTGCAGGAATTACTGGTACGACTGGATAAAAAGCAGAACCCTGACTGGATCGATCAGGTAGCCGCCTGGAAAAAACAATATCCTTTCCGCTACCGGAAAGATGGCGGGCAGGCCCTGAAACCTCAATTTATAATAGAAGAAATTTACCGCCGGACCAATGGGGAGGTTATCTTGGCCACCGATGTAGGTCAGCATCAAATGTGGGCAGCCCAGTATTTTAAGTTTCGACGTCCCAGAAATTTTATTACTTCCGGTGGTCTGGGAGTAATGGGATTTGGTTTACCCGGCGCCATCGGGGCCCAAATTGGCCGGCCCGATGAGACAGTGGTGCTGGTCACCGGGGATGGCAGTTTTCAAATGACCCTGAATGAACTGGCTACTGCCGCGGAACAAAACCTACCTTTAAAAATATTTGTGCTTAATAACCGGTGCCTGGGTATGGTGCGGCAATTGCAGGAGTTTTACTGCAATAAGCGCTACCATGCCGTGGATTTAACCTTTGTGCCGGATTTTGCGGCCCTGGCTGAGGTATACGGATTTCGGGGTCTGCGGGCAGACACGCCGGACAGCCTGGCCATTGCCTTGACCTATGCCTTTAGCCATCCCGGTCCGGTACTGGTGGACTGCCAGATAGATCCCGAGGAAAATGTATTGCCCATGGTACTGGCCGGTCGGGATATTTGCGATACTTTGGATTGCGATTAAGTTTTAAATAGTGGGAGGAGGACCCTTTGAGTAACCGGGTATATATCTTTGACACCACCCTGCGGGACGGCGAACAGTCCCCGGGGGTTAGCTTGAATATGACAGAGAAACTGAAAATAGCCAGGCAATTGGCCCGACTTGGTGTGGACATCATTGAAGCAGGGTTCCCCATTACCTCTCCCGGAGACTTTGCCGCGGTGCAGGCCATTGCCAGGGAAGTGCGGGGAGTCACCGTGGCCGCATTGGCCCGGGCCAATTTCAAGGACATTGATGGGGCCTGGGAAGCAATCAAGGAAGCAGAACAGGCCCGTATCCATACTTTCATTGCCACTTCCGATATCCACCTTAAATACAAACTGCGCAAGGATCGGGAACAGGTCATTGAGGCCGCGGTGGAGGCAGTGAAAAGGGCCAAAAAATATACCGCGGATGTGGAATTTTCTGCCGAGGATGCTTCCCGCTCGGATTTAGATTACTTGTGCCGGGTGTTTGCCGCGGTTATTGAGGCCGGGGCCACCGTCATCAACGTGCCGGACACAGTGGGTTACAGTACCCCTGAGGAATTTGGTCGCTTTATCAAAGCCATCATGGAAGGAACGCCGGGTATTGAAAAGGCCATTGTAAGTGTTCACTGTCATGATGACCTGGGCCTGGCGGTGGCTAACTCCCTGGCCGCCGTGGCCAACGGTGCCCGCCAGGTGGAAGGAACCATTAACGGTATCGGCGAGCGGGCCGGCAATGCCGCCCTGGAAGAGGTGGTTATGGGTCTTTATACCAGGAAAGACCTGTACGGCCTGAGCACCGGTTTTAATACCAGGGAAATCTACCGCAGCAGCAGGCTGGTCAGTTCGTTAACCGGTATGCCGGTGCAGCCTAACAAGGCAGTGGTGGGCAAAAACGCCTTTGCCCATGAATCAGGCATTCACCAGGACGGTGTCTTAAAGGAACGGACCACCTACGAAATTATGAACCCGGAGATGGTGGGCATTGCCGCCAGTAACCTGGTTTTGGGCAAGCACTCCGGTCGTCACGCTTTCCGGGAGCGCCTGCTGGAGCTTGGTTATAACCTGACCAACGAAGAATTGAACCTGGCCTTTGCCAGATTTAAATCCCTGGCTGATAAAAAGAAAGAGATTACTGATCAGGACCTGCAGGCCATTGTCGAGGATGAAATCAAACATATCCCCGATACCTACACTTTGGAATACCTGCACATTTCCAGTGGCACCACCGTGGTACCCACTGCCACTGTGGGACTCAGGATGGGAGATGAATTGAAGGAAGATGCCGCCTGCGGTGATGGTCCGGTAGATGCCATTTATAAAACAGTAA from Desulfotomaculum nigrificans DSM 574 harbors:
- a CDS encoding YkgJ family cysteine cluster protein — encoded protein: MLAPDKLKEKFKKVSKENWLFRTFLKGQEPDELDRLVNEMHKELFSKMDCVACSNCCKTIVPVLKNDDILRIANHLELSADEFKKNYLKEMDGKWVIGARPCPFLKKQGCEIYDYRPENCKEYPYTHKNEIVFRLINLVENCEVCPIVFEIFERLKKIYKDEFKEYKRQMVACNIIRPWKS
- the ilvD gene encoding dihydroxy-acid dehydratase codes for the protein MRSDTMKQGLERAPHRSLFRALGMVDEELNRPMIGVVNSFNEIVPGHMHLRDIAEAVKAGVRMAGGTPVEFPAIAVCDGIAMGHTGMRYSLASRELIADSIETMAQAHPFDGLVLIPNCDKVVPGMLMAAARLNIPAIVVSGGPMMAGKLGDRDVSFSNMYEAVGAVQVGRMTREELVELEDNACPGCGSCAGLFTANSMNCLAEALGMALPGNGTIPAVSAARRRLAKMAGMRAVALVQENLRPRDILTMESFRNGFTVDLALGCSSNTVLHLPAIAHEVGIELNLDLVNELSKVTPHLCKLSPAGEYHIQDLYAAGGIQAVMAELSKRNLIYQNIKTVSGLTVGQLLEQAKVKNRNVIRSVEDPHSPVGGLAVLRGNLAPDGAVVKRAAVAPEMLKHTGPARVFDGEEAAIEAIMGGQIKPGDVVVIRYEGPKGGPGMREMLAPTSALAGMGLDKEVALLTDGRFSGASRGASIGHISPEAAEGGLIALIQDGDIIEIDIPNYRLEVKLDQAEIDRRRAGWQPPEPKVTTGYLARYAKQVLSAGKGAVLKL
- the ilvB gene encoding biosynthetic-type acetolactate synthase large subunit, with product MKMSGAQILIDTLKQMDVDTIFGYPGGQALPIYDALYDADIRHILTRHEQGAVHAADGYARASGRVGVCLATSGPGATNLVTGIANAYMDSVPLVAITGQVPTTMLGRDSFQEVDITGITLPITKHNYIVKDIRDLEKTIKEAFYIAGTGRPGPVLIDIPKDVSAGEMDFHRNGLPDLPGYHPPREGREDLVNQAVQAIAQSQRPVIYAGGGIISSGAHKELRKLAETLLAPVATTLMGLGAFPGDHPLALGMLGMHGTKFANYAVCECDLLIAVGVRFDDRVTGKVESFAPEAKIIHIDIDPAELGKNVRVDIPITGDVKLVLNQLLERLEAKLHTHWQDKIETWKKEYPIDFNENGGGLKPQHVIREIYRQTGGEARITTEVGQHQMWAAHYYTFTKPRSFISSGGLGTMGYGFPAAIGVQVACPEETVFDIAGDGSIQMNIQELATAVDYELPVNVAILNNGYLGMVRQWQELLYNRRYSHSEMTNPDFVKLAEAYGAEGYQVTRKDEVAEVLQSAIQSRKPVLMDFVVEREENVLPFVPPGKALNEMID
- the ilvN gene encoding acetolactate synthase small subunit is translated as MLHTLAVLVENSPGVLARVAGLFSRRGYNIDSLSVGRTENPAISRMTIVVEGDDYVLEQVEKQLHKLVDVIKISDITSSPHVDREMVLIKVDADAGSRGEIMQIAQIFRAAIVDYGHRNLTIECTGNQEKINAFEEALRPFGIKELVRTGKIAMLRGAKATNITKTKEED
- the ilvC gene encoding ketol-acid reductoisomerase is translated as MVKVYYDADANLDFLRGKKIAVLGYGSQGHAQAQSLKDSGLDVVVGLRKSSASWSKAEADGLAVATVPDACAQADVIQVLLPDEIQGRVYAEEIEPYLTEGKALMFSHGFNIHFGQIVPPKNVDVFLVAPKSPGHLVRRMYLEGKGVPGLVAVYQDYTGKAKDIALAYAKGIGCTRAGVFETTFKEETETDLFGEQAVLCGGLTQLIKAGFETLVEAGYAPEMAYFECLHEMKLIVDLIYEGGLGMMRYSVSNTCEYGDYTRGPRVITEETRKEMKKILSEIQSGQFAREWMLENMAKCPTFKTIARQEKEHQIEKVGAELRKMMPWLKK
- the ilvB gene encoding biosynthetic-type acetolactate synthase large subunit gives rise to the protein MEITCAEALVRCLEMEGVELVFGYPGGAILPVYDALKDSKVKHILTRHEQGAAHAASGYARATGKVGVCMATSGPGATNLVTGLANAYMDSIPLVAITGQVPTWQVGTDAFQEVDITGITMPITKHNYLVKDPQMLPLIVKRAFHIARTGRPGPVLIDLPKDVAGTVIKFKYPTDVQLVGYKPTVKGHVAQINQAAKLMMQAERPIIYIGGGVVNADAAEELVWLAETIDAPVVSTLMGLGAFPGDHPLFLGMLGLHGSKAANLAVTECDLLITLGARFDDRVTGRVAGFAPGAKVIHVDIDPAEIGKNVRSHLPIVGDTKNVLQELLVRLDKKQNPDWIDQVAAWKKQYPFRYRKDGGQALKPQFIIEEIYRRTNGEVILATDVGQHQMWAAQYFKFRRPRNFITSGGLGVMGFGLPGAIGAQIGRPDETVVLVTGDGSFQMTLNELATAAEQNLPLKIFVLNNRCLGMVRQLQEFYCNKRYHAVDLTFVPDFAALAEVYGFRGLRADTPDSLAIALTYAFSHPGPVLVDCQIDPEENVLPMVLAGRDICDTLDCD
- a CDS encoding 2-isopropylmalate synthase: MSNRVYIFDTTLRDGEQSPGVSLNMTEKLKIARQLARLGVDIIEAGFPITSPGDFAAVQAIAREVRGVTVAALARANFKDIDGAWEAIKEAEQARIHTFIATSDIHLKYKLRKDREQVIEAAVEAVKRAKKYTADVEFSAEDASRSDLDYLCRVFAAVIEAGATVINVPDTVGYSTPEEFGRFIKAIMEGTPGIEKAIVSVHCHDDLGLAVANSLAAVANGARQVEGTINGIGERAGNAALEEVVMGLYTRKDLYGLSTGFNTREIYRSSRLVSSLTGMPVQPNKAVVGKNAFAHESGIHQDGVLKERTTYEIMNPEMVGIAASNLVLGKHSGRHAFRERLLELGYNLTNEELNLAFARFKSLADKKKEITDQDLQAIVEDEIKHIPDTYTLEYLHISSGTTVVPTATVGLRMGDELKEDAACGDGPVDAIYKTVNKITGLQCKLVNYAINAITGGTDALGDVTVKVKQAGGEKIYTGRGVSTDILEASAKAYVNAVNKMVYEQQS